One Cervus elaphus chromosome 27, mCerEla1.1, whole genome shotgun sequence genomic region harbors:
- the DSG2 gene encoding desmoglein-2, with protein MARGAEGALLLLLICFDFGNGLHFEALHSRNESKLLLKHTHPVRQKRAWITAPVALREGEDLSRKNPIAKIHSDLAEEKKLKITYKYTGKGITEPPFGVFVFNKDTGELNVTTILDREETPFFLLIGYALDERGNNLEKPIELRIKVLDINDNEPVFTQDVFVGSVEELSAANTLVMKITATDADEPNTLNSKISYRIVSQEPANSPVFFLNKDTGEIYTTSITLDREEYSSYTLTVEARDGNGQITDKPVKQAQVQIRILDVNDNIPVVDSNVYEGSIEENQANVEVLRIKVSDADEVGSDNWLANFTFASGNEGGYFRIETDTQTNEGIVTLVKEVDYETMKNLDLSVIVTNRAAFHKSIKDKYKPTSIPIKVKVKNVKEGVYFKSSTIRFHTSESMEKSSQGQILGKFQAFDEDTGKVAHVRYAKFDDIDNWISVNPATSEIKLVKIPDYESRYVQNGTYTAKILAMTEEYPRKTITGTVVVNVEDVNDNCPTLVEPVRTVCDDVPFVNVTAQDLDGPQNSRPFRFSVTDKPARMAEGWKIVRREDTSVLLQQTKRQHGRSEIHFRIADSQGFSCPEEQILTLTVCKCVEGSGCVEMWADSYVGLGPAAIALIILALLLLLLIPLLLLVCHRGKGAKGFTPIPGTIEMLHPWNNEGAPPEDKVVLPLLGADLRDGAAVGAGAGGGVTAKEALVKGGSSASFTKGQQEMSEAEGRWEEYRSLVSGGATQVTGTTGAMVTSDTFRTTRAAGAAREVAGARAGAGAVSEAFLRSYFTEKVASYTEEDDIHTAKDCLLVYSQEETESLRGSIGCCSFIEGELDDRFLDDLGLKFKTLAEVCLGRKIEMDAETQQRAKPTREADEKVVSQSLYEQTRLNSKNAYASGGSFQGPKPLHEADTEKITQEIVTEKSVVSARQAQKVTAPLPDTLASGGMIVTETSYATGATGPPSTVVLGPQQSQGLIVTERVYAPASTLGNQQYASGGHVVVTERVIQPHGGTSDPLEDTPPLPDAQYVMVQEREHFLTPGSSLQLPLAAPSVASGQNVTVTERVLTPASTLQSSYQIPAETSVTAKKTVVSAAGVPGPLPDSGLEESSHCNYTITTSSTRVSKQSTMQQSFS; from the exons ATTCACTCTGAtcttgcagaagaaaaaaaactaaaaattaccTACAAATACACTGGAAAGGGGATCACAGAGCCGCCCTTCGGCGTGTTTGTCTTTAATAAAGACACCGGAGAACTAAATGTTACCACCATTCTAGATCGAGAAGAAACACCATTTTTTCTG CTAATTGGTTACGCTTTGGATGAAAGAGGAAACAACTTAGAGAAACCAATAGAACTCAGAATTAAAGTTCTTGACATAAATGACAACGAGCCAGTGTTCACACAGGACGTCTTTGTTGGGTCTGTTGAAGAGCTGAGCGCAGCAA ATACACTTGTGATGAAAATCACCGCAACCGATGCAGATGAGCCCAACACTCTGAATTCTAAAATTTCCTATAGGATCGTGTCTCAGGAGCCTGCTAATTCTCCAGTGTTTTTCCTAAATAAAGATACAGGAGAGATATATACAACCAGTATTACCTTGGACAGAGAG GAATACAGCAGCTACACTCTGACAGTAGAAGCAAGAGATGGCAATGGACAAATAACAGATAAACCAGTAAAACAAGCTCAAGTTCAGATTCGTATTTTGGACGTCAATGACAATATACCTGTAGTCGACAGTAATGTG TATGAAGGATCAATTGAAGAAAACCAAGCCAACGTAGAGGTTTTACGCATAAAAGTGTCCGACGCAGATGAAGTAGGCTCCGATAATTGGTTAGCAAATTTTACTTTTGCATCAGGAAACGAAGGGGGTTATTTCCGCATAGAAACTGATACTCAAACTAATGAAGGAATCGTGACCCTGGTTAAG GAGGTAGACTATGAAACAATGAAGAATCTTGACTTGAGCGTTATCGTCACTAACAGAGCAGCTTTTCACAAATCAATTAAGGATAAATACAAGCCGACATCCATTCCCATCAAAGTCAAAGTAAAAAATGTGAAAGAAGGCgtttattttaaaagcagcacAATCCGATTTCACACGAGCGAGAGCATGGAGAAATCAAGCCAGGGCCAAATACTGGGGAAATTTCAGGCTTTTGATGAAGACACTGGAAAGGTAGCCCATGTAAG ATATGCCAAATTTGATGATATAGACAATTGGATCTCTGTGAATCCTGCCACCTCTGAAATTAAACTCGTGAAGATTCCTGATTATGAATCCAGATATGTCCAAAATGGTACATACACTGCAAAGATTTTGGCTATGACAGAAG AATATCCTAGGAAAACCATCACTGGCACTGTTGTTGTCAATGTTGAAGACGTCAATGACAACTGTCCCACGCTGGTGGAGCCTGTGCGGACTGTCTGTGACGACGTGCCGTTCGTGAACGTGACCGCTCAGGACCTGGACGGGCCTCAGAACAGCCGGCCTTTCCGTTTCTCGGTCACTGATAAACCAGCCCGAATGGCAGAAGGATGGAAAATAGTACGCCGGGAAG ACACCAGTGTGCTACTGCAACAAACCAAAAGACAGCATGGGAGAAGTGAAATTCACTTCCGGATCGCAGATAGTCAAGGCTTCAGCTGTCCTGAAGAGCAGATCCTTACACTCACAGTCTGCAAGTGTGTGGAAGGCAGTGGCTGTGTAGAAATGTGGGCTGACTCCTACGTTGGCCTGGGACCTGCCGCAATTGCACTCATAATTCTTGCCCTTCTGCTCTTGCTTC tTATACCACTTCTACTGCTGGTGTGCCATCGTGGAAAGGGCGCCAAAGGCTTTACCCCCATCCCGGGTACCATAGAGATGCTGCATCCGTGGAACAACGAGGGGGCGCCGCCTGAAGACAAG GTGGTGCTGCCTCTTCTGGGGGCGGATCTCAGAGACGGTGCCGCCGTAGGCGCTGGGGCAGGCGGAGGTGTGACGGCCAAGGAAGCTCTCGTGAAAGGAGGCAGCTCCGCCTCCTTCACCAAAGGGCAGCAGGAGATGTCCGAGGCGGAAGGCCGCTGGGAAGAATACAGAAGCCTCGTCTCGGGCGGAGCCACCCAGGTTACTGGGACGACCGGGGCCATGGTGACCTCGGACACCTTCAGGACCACGAGAGCCGCGGGGGCGGCCAGAGAAGTGGCCGGAGCGCGAGCAGGCGCGGGGGCGGTGAGCGAGGCGTTCCTGAGAAGTTACTTCACTGAG aaaGTGGCCTCTTACACCGAGGAAGATGacatccacacagccaaagattGCCTTCTGGTTTATTCTCAGGAAGAAACAGAGTCTCTCCGGGGTTCCATTGGCTGCTGCAGTTTCATTGAAGGAGAGCTAGATGACCGCTTCTTAGATGACTTAGGATTGAAATTCAAGACCCTCGCTGAAGTTTGCTTGGGTCGAAAAATAGAGATGGATGCAGAAACTCAGCAGAGGGCAAAACCCACAAGAGAAGCAGATGAGAAGGTAGTTTCACAGTCCCTCTATGAGCAAACCAGGCTTAACTCCAAGAACGCTTATGCCTCAGGTGGCAGCTTTCAGGGTCCCAAGCCTTTGCATGAGGCAGACACAGAGAAGATAACTCAGGAAATAGTCACTGAAAAGTCTGTTGTATCCGCTAGGCAGGCTCAAAAGGTCACTGCACCACTTCCTGATACACTGGCTTCCGGCGGCATGATAGTGACTGAAACGTCCTATGCCACGGGCGCCACGGGGCCCCCAAGCACAGTGGTCCTGGGCCCCCAACAGTCCCAGGGCCTGATCGTGACCGAGCGGGTCTATGCCCCGGCGTCCACCCTAGGGAACCAGCAGTACGCTAGCGGGGGGCACGTGGTGGTCACCGAGAGGGTCATCCAACCCCACGGGGGCACGTCTGACCCCCTGGAAGACACCCCGCCTCTGCCCGACGCTCAATATGTCATGGTGCAGGAAAGAGAGCACTTCCTCACCCCAGGCTCCAGCCTGCAGCTCCCGCTGGCTGCGCCCAGTGTAGCCTCAGGTCAGAACGTGACAGTGACCGAAAGAGTGCTGACGCCAGCCTCCACGCTGCAATCTAGTTACCAGATCCCTGCCGAAACCTCGGTAACGGCCAAAAAGACTGTGGTTTCTGCAGCTGGAGTCCCGGGTCCCCTGCCAGACTCAGGCTTAGAGGAGTCTAGTCATTGTAATTACACGATAACCACATCTTCCACCAGGGTCTCCAAGCAGAGCACCATGCAGCAGTCCTTCTCTTAA